The Stenotrophomonas maltophilia genome includes a region encoding these proteins:
- a CDS encoding sensor histidine kinase produces the protein MADARTANAAPGSLRRTLLLYLGALLAVFAVALLFAARGYGQRAANRSYDHLLVSSALSIADSVALVDGQWQVDLPYAALDLLAMAPEDRVFYRVADSRGNLITGYGDLPAPPRRPGPQPQLFDAAYSGETVRFVVVGRSFAAASAQGEVQVQVGQTRRAREAVAQDMVNRALLAIGVLSGLLLALVAFGVHRAFRPLVRVERELSRREPSDLKPLDARVPREMDQMVAALNRFMERLSSSNETLRAFMAEAAHQMRTPLAALRAQAQLALDDDDPEDMRRSLQAIERNATHMSRLLNQLLSDASVIHRSHLQRFAAVDLAEAVHQALHEALPQAGPAPRVQLAMTAEPVQVHGDALLLREAIKNLVDNALKYGGDGPLQIALTVEGGQAVLTIADHGAGIAAADAERVFERFARGEGAPSGGAGLGLAIVKRVVDSHGGRIDLSNRPQGGLVATIRLPRSSP, from the coding sequence ATGGCTGACGCGCGTACCGCGAATGCCGCACCGGGCTCGCTGCGGCGCACGCTGCTGCTCTATCTCGGCGCGTTGCTGGCGGTGTTCGCGGTGGCCCTGCTGTTTGCCGCGCGCGGCTATGGCCAGCGCGCCGCCAACCGTTCCTACGATCACCTGCTGGTGTCCTCGGCGTTGTCCATTGCCGATTCGGTGGCCCTGGTCGATGGCCAATGGCAGGTCGATCTTCCCTATGCCGCGCTGGACCTGCTGGCGATGGCTCCGGAAGACCGTGTGTTCTATCGGGTCGCCGACAGTCGCGGCAACCTGATCACCGGCTACGGCGACCTGCCGGCGCCACCGCGCCGGCCAGGCCCGCAACCGCAGCTGTTTGATGCGGCGTACAGCGGCGAGACCGTGCGCTTCGTGGTCGTCGGCCGCAGTTTCGCCGCCGCGTCGGCGCAGGGCGAGGTGCAGGTGCAGGTCGGCCAGACCCGGCGTGCACGTGAAGCGGTTGCGCAGGACATGGTCAACCGTGCATTGCTGGCGATCGGTGTGCTGTCCGGGCTGCTGCTGGCGCTGGTGGCCTTTGGCGTGCATCGCGCGTTCCGGCCATTGGTGCGGGTGGAACGCGAGCTGTCGCGCCGCGAGCCGTCCGATCTGAAACCGCTGGATGCGCGCGTGCCGCGCGAGATGGACCAGATGGTGGCAGCGTTGAACCGCTTCATGGAACGACTGTCCAGCAGCAACGAGACCTTGCGCGCGTTCATGGCCGAGGCCGCGCACCAGATGCGTACGCCGTTGGCTGCCCTGCGCGCGCAGGCACAGCTGGCGCTGGATGACGACGACCCCGAGGACATGCGGCGCAGCCTGCAGGCGATCGAACGCAATGCCACCCACATGAGCCGGTTGCTGAACCAGCTGCTCAGCGATGCCAGCGTGATCCATCGCTCGCATCTGCAGCGCTTTGCAGCGGTGGACCTGGCCGAGGCCGTGCACCAGGCCCTGCATGAGGCACTGCCGCAGGCAGGGCCGGCACCGCGCGTACAACTGGCGATGACCGCCGAACCCGTGCAGGTGCACGGTGATGCGCTGCTGCTGCGCGAGGCGATCAAGAACCTGGTCGACAACGCCCTCAAGTACGGCGGTGACGGCCCGTTGCAGATCGCGTTGACCGTGGAAGGCGGGCAGGCCGTGCTGACCATCGCCGACCACGGTGCCGGCATTGCCGCCGCCGATGCCGAACGCGTGTTCGAGCGCTTCGCCCGTGGCGAAGGCGCGCCGTCCGGCGGCGCCGGGCTTGGCCTGGCCATCGTCAAGCGCGTGGTCGACAGCCATGGCGGTCGCATCGACCTCAGCAACCGTCCGCAGGGCGGGCTGGTCGCCACCATCCGCCTGCCCCGGAGCAGTCCATGA
- a CDS encoding response regulator transcription factor — translation MRLLLVEDNPDLADAIIRRMRRSGHAVDWQADGLAAASVLRYQSFDLVVLDIGLPKLDGLRVLAGMRERGDSTPVLMLTARDSIEDRVQALDVGADDYLGKPFDFREFEARCRVLLRRARGQASEVVQIGGFQFDNAAHRVSLDGEPIELPNREYRLLEILVGRLGQVVGKDEIGNGLFGFDDEAGPNAIELYVGRLRKKLAGAPLRITTVRGVGYLLEASDGSADADG, via the coding sequence ATGCGCCTGCTGCTGGTCGAAGACAACCCGGATCTGGCCGATGCGATCATCCGCCGCATGCGCCGCAGTGGGCATGCCGTGGACTGGCAGGCCGATGGCCTGGCGGCGGCCAGCGTGCTGCGCTACCAGAGCTTCGACCTGGTGGTGCTGGATATCGGCCTGCCCAAGCTCGATGGCCTGCGCGTGCTGGCCGGCATGCGCGAGCGCGGCGACAGCACGCCGGTGCTGATGCTGACCGCGCGCGATAGCATCGAAGACCGCGTGCAGGCGCTGGATGTCGGCGCCGATGACTACCTGGGCAAACCATTCGATTTCCGCGAGTTCGAAGCACGCTGCCGCGTGCTGCTGCGGCGTGCGCGTGGGCAGGCCAGCGAAGTGGTGCAGATCGGCGGCTTCCAGTTCGATAACGCCGCGCACCGGGTCAGCCTCGACGGCGAACCGATCGAGCTGCCCAACCGCGAATACCGGCTGCTGGAGATCCTGGTCGGCCGCCTCGGCCAGGTGGTCGGCAAGGACGAAATCGGCAACGGCCTGTTCGGCTTCGACGACGAAGCCGGTCCGAATGCCATCGAACTGTATGTGGGTCGCCTGAGAAAGAAGCTGGCAGGCGCACCGCTGCGCATCACCACGGTGCGCGGCGTTGGCTACCTGCTGGAAGCCAGTGACGGCAGCGCCGACGCCGATGGCTGA
- a CDS encoding OprO/OprP family phosphate-selective porin codes for MVALAALSAPAIAAEDDRPVTATLGGRLHLDFATFDNDNRGTPNKDDTEIRRAWVDVSGKFFVVDYKLEADFSGDRVEAKDVYLARSFGKAGKLTVGQFKQYFSLDDRTSSNYGSFLERGNAGTTLAPLYRLGASWQANPGDFTWAASLYSLESIDAWQVKGRAAGGRVTWAPSPSDGDVLHLGLSLAREAYDNPGANGVPGLRIRPRPAGHLSDNSRLTLVDFSAGRDTDVNKWSLEYAQVRGPLSWQGEFSGATFDDGAQRGDVMAAYGMLSWFVTGESRAYDRKTGRFARVKDIRHKAGAFEVALRYDQMWGAQHLDGAPDLRRGSTEAWTLGGNWYLRDNLRFMLNVIESRNRDRLAGVTVDRTRAVTGRLQYDF; via the coding sequence ATGGTGGCGCTGGCTGCCCTGTCGGCGCCGGCCATTGCCGCCGAAGACGACCGTCCGGTCACCGCCACCCTGGGTGGTCGCCTGCACCTGGACTTCGCCACCTTCGACAACGACAACCGGGGCACCCCGAACAAGGACGACACCGAAATCCGCCGTGCGTGGGTTGACGTGTCCGGCAAGTTCTTCGTGGTCGACTACAAGCTGGAAGCCGATTTCTCCGGCGACCGCGTCGAGGCCAAGGACGTGTACCTGGCACGCAGCTTCGGCAAGGCCGGCAAGCTGACCGTGGGCCAGTTCAAGCAGTACTTCTCGCTGGATGACCGCACCAGCTCCAACTACGGCAGCTTCCTGGAACGTGGCAACGCCGGCACCACGCTGGCGCCGCTGTACCGCCTGGGTGCGTCCTGGCAGGCCAACCCCGGTGACTTCACCTGGGCGGCCAGCCTCTACAGCCTGGAGAGCATCGACGCCTGGCAGGTGAAGGGTCGCGCCGCCGGTGGCCGCGTCACCTGGGCGCCCTCGCCCAGCGATGGCGACGTGCTGCACCTGGGCCTGTCGCTGGCCCGCGAGGCCTACGACAACCCCGGCGCCAACGGCGTGCCCGGCCTGCGCATCCGCCCGCGCCCGGCCGGCCATCTGTCCGACAACAGCCGCCTGACCCTGGTCGACTTCTCCGCCGGCCGCGATACCGACGTCAACAAGTGGTCGCTGGAATACGCGCAGGTGCGCGGCCCGCTGTCGTGGCAGGGCGAGTTCAGTGGCGCCACCTTCGACGACGGCGCGCAGCGCGGCGATGTAATGGCGGCCTACGGCATGCTCAGCTGGTTCGTCACCGGCGAAAGCCGTGCCTACGACCGCAAGACCGGTCGATTCGCGCGGGTGAAGGACATCCGGCACAAGGCCGGCGCCTTCGAAGTGGCGCTGCGCTACGACCAGATGTGGGGCGCGCAGCATCTCGACGGTGCGCCGGACCTGCGTCGCGGCAGCACCGAAGCCTGGACGCTGGGTGGCAACTGGTACCTGCGCGACAACCTGCGCTTCATGCTCAACGTGATCGAAAGCCGCAACCGTGATCGCCTGGCCGGGGTGACGGTGGACCGCACGCGCGCGGTCACCGGCCGCCTGCAGTACGACTTCTAG
- a CDS encoding CitMHS family transporter, which translates to MLSILGFGMVITFMYLIMSKRLSPLVALITIPILFALIGGFGAGIDEMMLEGIKKIAPTGVMLMFAILYFGVMIDAGLFDPLVRVILRFVKGDPMKIVLGTAVLAMLISLDGDGSTTYMITVSAMLPLYQRLGMNALNMTCVTILAGGVMNLTPWGGPTARAATALHVDPADVFVPLIPSMVIACAGVLLLAWYLGLKERRRLGVVTLPKGGSWMDNSVSDDSNPLPTVEDAEDIKRPKLLWVNLALTVALMTALIIGVLPMPVLFMVGFAIALVINYPNLAEQRRRVVNHAGNVLSVVSLIFAAGIFTGILNNTGMVEAMSHSFLAVIPESWGPYLAVITAVASMPFTFFMSNDAFYFGVLPILSEAAGNYGITPVEMARASLAGQPVHLLSPLVPSTYLLVGLAKVEFADHQKFTLKWAIAISMLLMIGSLLFGLYPLAA; encoded by the coding sequence ATGCTGAGCATCCTCGGCTTTGGCATGGTCATTACGTTCATGTACTTGATCATGAGCAAACGCCTGTCGCCGCTCGTCGCCCTGATCACCATCCCCATCCTGTTCGCGCTGATCGGTGGCTTCGGTGCCGGCATCGACGAGATGATGCTGGAGGGCATCAAGAAGATCGCGCCGACCGGCGTGATGCTGATGTTCGCCATCCTCTACTTCGGGGTGATGATCGACGCCGGCCTGTTCGATCCGCTGGTGCGGGTGATCCTGCGTTTCGTCAAGGGCGACCCGATGAAGATCGTGCTTGGCACTGCAGTGCTGGCGATGCTGATCTCGCTCGATGGCGATGGCTCGACCACCTACATGATCACCGTCTCGGCGATGCTTCCGCTGTACCAGCGGCTGGGCATGAACGCGCTGAACATGACGTGCGTGACCATCCTCGCCGGCGGCGTGATGAACCTGACCCCGTGGGGCGGCCCGACCGCACGCGCGGCCACCGCGCTGCACGTGGACCCGGCCGACGTGTTCGTGCCGCTGATCCCGTCGATGGTGATCGCCTGTGCCGGCGTGCTGCTGCTGGCCTGGTACCTGGGCCTGAAGGAACGCCGACGCCTCGGCGTGGTGACCCTGCCCAAGGGCGGCAGCTGGATGGACAACAGCGTGTCCGATGACAGCAACCCGCTGCCGACCGTGGAAGACGCCGAAGACATCAAGCGCCCGAAGCTGCTGTGGGTGAACCTGGCGCTGACCGTGGCACTGATGACCGCGCTGATCATCGGCGTGCTGCCGATGCCGGTGCTGTTCATGGTCGGCTTCGCCATCGCCCTGGTGATCAACTACCCGAACCTGGCCGAGCAGCGCCGCCGCGTGGTCAACCATGCCGGCAATGTGCTGTCGGTGGTGTCGCTGATCTTCGCCGCAGGCATCTTCACCGGCATCCTCAACAACACCGGCATGGTCGAAGCGATGTCGCACAGCTTCCTGGCGGTGATTCCGGAATCGTGGGGCCCGTACCTGGCGGTGATCACCGCGGTGGCGTCGATGCCGTTCACCTTCTTCATGTCCAACGACGCGTTCTACTTCGGCGTGCTGCCGATCCTGTCCGAGGCCGCTGGCAACTACGGCATCACCCCGGTGGAAATGGCGCGCGCCTCGCTGGCCGGCCAGCCGGTGCACCTGCTCAGCCCGCTGGTGCCGTCCACCTACCTGCTGGTGGGCCTGGCCAAGGTCGAATTCGCCGACCACCAGAAGTTCACCCTGAAGTGGGCCATCGCCATCTCGATGCTGCTGATGATCGGCAGCCTGCTGTTCGGCCTGTATCCCCTCGCCGCCTGA
- the phbB gene encoding acetoacetyl-CoA reductase, giving the protein MTLRIAYVTSGMGSVGTAICQSLARSGHTVVAGCAPNSPRKANWLREQREQGFDFIASEGNATDWASTSAAFAKVRAEVGEVDVLVNNSGGSRDLLFRQMAVEDWNAVIASNLNALFNLTKQVVDGMATRGWGRIINIGSVSAHKGQIGQVNYATAKAAMHGFSRALAAEVASRGVTVNTLSPGYIASQAISSFPPDVLDRLAASVPVRRLGRPEEVAGLCAWLASDEASYVTGADYPVNGGLYMG; this is encoded by the coding sequence ATGACGCTTCGAATCGCTTACGTCACCAGTGGAATGGGCAGTGTCGGCACTGCCATCTGCCAGAGCCTGGCCCGCAGCGGCCACACCGTGGTTGCCGGCTGCGCGCCGAACTCGCCGCGCAAGGCCAACTGGCTGCGCGAGCAGCGCGAACAGGGCTTCGACTTCATCGCCTCCGAAGGCAACGCGACGGACTGGGCCTCGACCAGCGCCGCGTTCGCCAAGGTGCGCGCCGAAGTCGGTGAAGTGGACGTGCTGGTCAACAACTCCGGCGGCAGCCGCGACCTGCTGTTCCGGCAGATGGCGGTGGAGGACTGGAACGCGGTGATCGCGTCCAACCTCAACGCGCTGTTCAACCTGACCAAGCAGGTGGTGGACGGCATGGCCACGCGGGGCTGGGGCCGCATCATCAACATCGGTTCGGTCAGTGCCCACAAGGGACAGATCGGACAGGTGAACTACGCCACCGCCAAGGCCGCGATGCATGGCTTCAGCCGTGCGCTGGCTGCCGAAGTTGCGTCGCGCGGGGTCACCGTCAACACGCTGTCGCCGGGCTACATCGCCAGCCAGGCGATCAGCAGCTTCCCGCCGGATGTGCTGGACCGGCTGGCCGCCTCGGTACCAGTGCGCCGCCTGGGCCGCCCCGAGGAAGTGGCCGGCCTGTGCGCGTGGCTGGCGTCGGATGAAGCCTCGTATGTGACCGGTGCCGACTATCCGGTCAACGGTGGCCTGTACATGGGTTGA
- a CDS encoding TonB-dependent receptor, which produces MQTRHLTIAVAIALSAAASAHAATAADTGASTDAALSAQTLDTVSVIGQGETRQVQRITTVDKQVLPPGTSGQKVLDRLPGVSVQSNDAFGANEESQTISLRGFDKSRLGYTLDGIPLGDNSYGNYNGLSIARAIIAENLAGAELSQGIGSLGVASTSNLGGTIQYFSMDPSTEFGGRASVTVGDNSQRRGYLRVDTGDINGFSAYVSGVHQDQDMWAAPYQNQTTRQFNAKAVWNVGDHRFGAFVATSRASQANYAYLSKDMLARGLGWDWNIYAPDWDRAVAAAYCAPGTYNKARCKFSGGVNSIDDAYYQSRALRDDNLYSVDADLRLGEQGRLKLLAYHHDNRGQGHWWAPGQPSYPGTDRMLPISIRSTNYTINRDGLTAALSWTVGIHELEAGLWYEQNDHNVSRNFYYISGPFLDDLYLKNPDRLLFNQDFDIRTRQFYVQDRMRFLDQRLTVDVGIKSPNTRMRATAQPGVETSIASGTLTAKESVLPQVGLGFKLNANNELFASYAENIAAFVGGGSGGPLQVSPESFAASAGLEPEKSKSLEAGFRTFGEKYQASIAGYNVKFDNRLLSLNPCSSIEVGTRPECVTRFINVGSVKSYGAELTFILKPIDGLQWYNALSWNKTTYEDDYTSGGAIVPVAGKITVDTPQRMASSEISWNRDGFFASLRAKYTGKRYYTYTNDQSVPGVTTFDAGAGYDFGPGLGLRNVRVSLNATNLTNKRYAGQLSSFAPTDPKGTRYAIHASAPRQLFMTVAAEF; this is translated from the coding sequence ATGCAGACCCGACACCTGACGATCGCCGTGGCGATCGCGCTCTCCGCCGCCGCCAGCGCCCATGCCGCCACCGCCGCCGATACCGGCGCCAGCACCGATGCCGCGCTGAGCGCGCAGACGCTGGATACCGTCTCCGTGATCGGCCAGGGCGAGACCCGCCAGGTGCAGCGCATCACCACCGTCGACAAGCAGGTCCTGCCGCCGGGCACCAGCGGCCAGAAGGTCCTCGACCGCCTGCCGGGCGTGTCGGTGCAGTCCAACGATGCCTTCGGCGCCAACGAAGAATCGCAGACCATCAGCCTGCGCGGCTTCGACAAGAGCCGCCTCGGCTACACGCTGGACGGCATCCCGCTGGGCGACAACAGCTACGGCAACTACAACGGCCTGAGCATCGCCCGCGCGATCATCGCCGAGAACCTGGCCGGTGCCGAGCTGTCGCAGGGCATCGGTTCGCTGGGCGTGGCCTCGACCAGCAACCTGGGCGGCACCATCCAGTACTTCTCGATGGACCCGTCCACCGAGTTCGGTGGCCGCGCCAGCGTCACCGTCGGCGACAACAGCCAGCGCCGTGGCTACCTGCGCGTGGATACCGGTGACATCAACGGCTTCTCGGCCTATGTGTCCGGCGTGCACCAGGACCAGGACATGTGGGCCGCGCCCTACCAGAACCAGACCACCCGCCAGTTCAACGCCAAGGCAGTGTGGAATGTCGGCGACCACCGCTTCGGTGCGTTCGTGGCCACCTCGCGCGCCAGCCAGGCCAACTACGCCTACCTGTCCAAGGACATGCTGGCGCGTGGCCTGGGCTGGGATTGGAACATCTACGCGCCGGACTGGGATCGCGCCGTCGCCGCTGCGTACTGCGCGCCGGGCACCTACAACAAGGCACGCTGCAAGTTCAGCGGCGGCGTCAACAGCATCGACGATGCCTACTACCAGAGCCGCGCATTGCGCGACGACAATCTCTATTCGGTCGATGCCGACCTGCGCCTGGGCGAGCAGGGCCGCCTGAAGCTGCTGGCCTACCACCACGACAACCGTGGCCAGGGCCACTGGTGGGCACCGGGCCAGCCGTCCTACCCGGGCACCGACAGGATGCTGCCGATCTCGATCCGCAGCACCAACTACACGATCAACCGCGACGGCCTGACCGCCGCGCTGTCGTGGACGGTGGGCATCCACGAACTGGAAGCCGGCCTGTGGTATGAGCAGAACGACCACAACGTCTCGCGCAACTTCTACTACATCAGTGGCCCGTTCCTGGACGACCTGTACCTGAAGAACCCGGACCGCCTGCTGTTCAACCAGGACTTCGACATCCGCACGCGCCAGTTCTACGTACAGGACCGCATGCGCTTCCTGGACCAGCGCCTGACCGTGGACGTGGGCATCAAGAGCCCGAACACCCGCATGCGTGCCACCGCCCAGCCGGGCGTGGAAACCAGCATCGCCTCGGGCACGCTGACCGCCAAGGAATCGGTGCTGCCGCAGGTGGGCCTGGGCTTCAAGCTCAACGCCAACAACGAGCTGTTCGCCTCGTACGCCGAAAACATCGCCGCCTTCGTCGGCGGTGGCAGCGGCGGCCCGCTGCAGGTGTCGCCGGAATCGTTCGCGGCCAGCGCCGGCCTGGAGCCGGAGAAGTCCAAGAGCCTGGAAGCCGGCTTCCGTACCTTCGGCGAGAAGTACCAGGCATCGATCGCGGGTTACAACGTGAAGTTCGACAACCGCCTGCTGTCGTTGAACCCGTGCTCGAGCATCGAAGTCGGCACGCGTCCGGAGTGCGTGACGCGCTTCATCAACGTCGGTTCGGTGAAGAGCTACGGCGCGGAACTGACCTTCATCCTCAAGCCGATCGACGGCCTGCAGTGGTACAACGCGCTGTCCTGGAACAAGACCACCTACGAGGATGACTACACCTCGGGCGGCGCCATCGTTCCGGTGGCCGGCAAGATCACGGTGGATACGCCGCAGCGCATGGCCTCCAGTGAGATCAGCTGGAACCGCGATGGCTTCTTCGCCAGCCTGCGTGCCAAGTACACCGGCAAGCGCTACTACACCTACACCAACGACCAGTCGGTACCGGGCGTGACCACCTTCGACGCCGGCGCGGGCTACGACTTCGGCCCCGGCCTGGGCCTGCGCAACGTGCGGGTGTCGTTGAATGCGACCAACCTGACCAACAAGCGCTATGCCGGCCAGCTGAGTTCGTTCGCACCGACTGATCCGAAGGGCACGCGTTATGCGATCCATGCGAGCGCACCGCGGCAGTTGTTCATGACGGTGGCGGCAGAGTTCTAA
- a CDS encoding flavohemoglobin expression-modulating QEGLA motif protein, which translates to MEPTATLDRDVAHHAALDARLVEAVGGIRLLGLTSWPATVQAPFLDSVARGQPVLPKVDYPRLDFSEERRALAAIAADCDDSHPLGHYVRQSAQSWDLAAQLLEGLGTAAVDTCSVQLFGAPEQPLPGNGPSTREAARHFIQIAAELDHELLAPEEQVPVSAIALQLQLQNDLDAFFESRIIQVQLDPELVSKAAAGPTRIRLRTSARFSAYDRAQLFHHEALVHSLTALNGREQPVLPSLALSSPRVTATQEGLATFAEQITGSIDIERLKRISLRTEAIAMAREGADFIEVFRYFCDAGQNAEESFASAQRVFRGVPPSGGLAFTKDTVYLRGLVSVHTFFRHMLAEDRLQVCRWLFAGKMSLTDAIAFAPLFEAGVLKPPRWLPHWVSRANGLAGMLAFSLFANRIRMDQLAPE; encoded by the coding sequence ATGGAACCGACTGCGACGCTGGACCGTGACGTGGCCCACCATGCAGCGCTCGATGCGCGCCTGGTCGAGGCCGTGGGAGGCATCCGCCTGCTGGGCCTGACCAGTTGGCCGGCAACGGTGCAGGCACCGTTCCTGGATAGCGTGGCACGTGGTCAGCCGGTGCTGCCGAAGGTGGATTACCCACGGCTGGACTTCAGCGAAGAACGTCGCGCGCTGGCCGCGATCGCCGCCGACTGCGACGACAGCCACCCACTGGGCCACTACGTGCGACAGTCGGCGCAGAGCTGGGACCTGGCCGCGCAGCTGCTGGAAGGGCTGGGCACCGCGGCGGTCGATACCTGTTCGGTGCAGCTGTTCGGCGCACCCGAGCAGCCGCTGCCGGGCAATGGCCCGAGCACGCGCGAAGCAGCGCGCCACTTCATCCAGATTGCCGCCGAACTGGACCACGAACTGCTGGCGCCGGAAGAGCAGGTGCCAGTGTCGGCCATCGCCCTGCAGCTGCAGCTGCAGAACGACCTGGATGCCTTCTTCGAATCGCGCATCATCCAGGTACAGCTCGACCCGGAACTGGTGTCCAAAGCAGCTGCCGGCCCGACCCGCATCCGCCTGCGCACCAGTGCGCGCTTCAGTGCCTACGACCGCGCGCAGCTGTTCCACCACGAAGCGCTGGTGCATTCGCTGACCGCATTGAATGGCCGCGAACAGCCGGTGCTGCCGAGCCTGGCATTGTCTTCGCCGCGGGTGACCGCGACACAGGAAGGCCTGGCCACGTTCGCCGAGCAGATCACTGGCAGCATCGACATCGAGCGCCTGAAGCGCATCAGCCTGCGTACCGAAGCGATTGCGATGGCACGCGAAGGCGCCGATTTCATCGAAGTGTTCCGCTATTTCTGCGATGCGGGGCAGAACGCAGAGGAGAGTTTCGCCTCGGCACAGCGCGTGTTCCGCGGCGTGCCGCCGAGTGGCGGCCTGGCCTTCACCAAGGACACGGTGTACCTGCGCGGCCTGGTGTCGGTGCACACCTTCTTCCGCCACATGCTGGCCGAGGACCGCTTGCAGGTCTGTCGCTGGTTGTTCGCCGGCAAGATGAGCCTGACCGATGCGATCGCGTTCGCGCCGTTGTTCGAGGCGGGGGTGCTGAAGCCTCCGCGCTGGCTGCCGCACTGGGTGAGCCGGGCGAATGGCCTGGCCGGGATGCTGGCGTTCTCGCTGTTTGCCAACCGGATACGGATGGACCAGCTGGCGCCGGAATGA
- the rsgA gene encoding ribosome small subunit-dependent GTPase A gives MAAMTQTPDFIALQTIGWPWPGPAQQADWQAAMAAHPQARPARVIEQHRTHYVVADGPDASIKAESLPEWQRPRFPSHERPAVGDWVLLDGIRIVALLPRRTAIKRGAAGEHYHQQVIAANIDTVFIVCGLDADFNPRRIERYLLLVGGGGAEPVVVLTKADQTEYSEDALAVLEELEMQGIALHAINGLDADSVAVLQPWLGPGRTVVLVGSSGAGKSTLTNTLLGEQRMKTNAVRANDSRGRHTTTHRALMPLPTGACLIDTPGMRELKPTGEETLSEGGFADIEALAAQCRFNDCKHQQEPGCAVRAAIEAGEIEESRLLNYFKLKEEVAAAAAKLAVRQAETAQERGGKKGKGQQFRPAGKPRRR, from the coding sequence ATGGCGGCGATGACCCAGACCCCCGATTTCATCGCCCTGCAGACCATTGGCTGGCCCTGGCCGGGCCCGGCGCAGCAGGCCGACTGGCAGGCCGCGATGGCCGCACATCCGCAGGCCCGCCCGGCACGGGTGATCGAACAGCACCGCACCCACTACGTGGTGGCCGATGGCCCGGATGCGTCGATCAAGGCCGAGTCGCTGCCGGAATGGCAGCGCCCGCGCTTCCCCAGCCATGAACGGCCGGCGGTGGGTGACTGGGTGCTGCTCGATGGCATCCGCATCGTCGCCCTGCTGCCGCGTCGTACCGCGATCAAGCGTGGTGCTGCCGGCGAGCATTACCACCAGCAGGTGATCGCGGCCAACATCGATACGGTGTTCATCGTCTGCGGCCTGGATGCCGACTTCAATCCGAGGCGCATCGAACGCTACCTACTGCTGGTCGGCGGTGGTGGTGCCGAACCGGTGGTGGTGCTGACCAAGGCCGACCAGACCGAGTACAGCGAAGACGCGCTGGCGGTGCTGGAAGAGCTGGAGATGCAGGGTATCGCCCTGCATGCGATCAATGGCCTGGATGCCGACAGCGTGGCGGTGCTGCAACCGTGGCTGGGCCCGGGCCGCACGGTGGTGCTGGTGGGCTCGTCCGGTGCCGGCAAATCCACGCTGACCAACACCCTGCTCGGCGAGCAGCGGATGAAGACCAACGCGGTGCGCGCCAACGATTCACGTGGACGCCACACCACCACGCACCGCGCGCTGATGCCGCTGCCGACCGGCGCCTGCCTGATCGACACCCCCGGCATGCGCGAGCTGAAGCCGACCGGTGAAGAGACGCTGTCCGAAGGCGGCTTCGCCGATATCGAAGCCCTGGCCGCACAGTGCCGTTTCAACGACTGCAAGCACCAGCAGGAACCGGGCTGTGCCGTACGCGCAGCGATCGAAGCAGGTGAGATCGAAGAGAGCCGGCTGCTCAACTACTTCAAGCTGAAGGAAGAAGTGGCCGCCGCCGCCGCCAAGCTGGCGGTCCGCCAGGCCGAGACCGCGCAGGAGCGTGGCGGCAAGAAGGGCAAGGGCCAGCAGTTCCGCCCGGCCGGCAAGCCGCGTAGGCGCTGA